GCAACCTATTATGTGTCAAGGGaagcacattttactcctgaacgtgtttaggcttgccataacaaaggggttgaatactttctgactcaagacatttcagatttaaatcttttattcatttgtaaaaaagaaaagaaaaacatatttccactttgacattatgagttattgtgtgtaggacagtgacagtaaaatctcaatttaatcgatttaaaaattcaaaatgtggaaaaggtctaggcagtgaatactttctgaaggccctgtagctGGTATCAtgactttcagcatgacaatcaaCATCATAACTAAAAGTGAGAAAGAACTATATCTCACAGATCCAGGAATGGTTAAATGAACACGGATAGTCATGCCATGGTCCTTGGTCTGATGAACTGTGAGTTAACAACACACAGTTCTCCACTCCACCACCATTAGGCTGTCCACTCCCCCAGTACCTGCAGTAGAAATAACACagttagactgaccactctctcagaacctagagtatgaacaatacagagctagactgaccactctctcagaacctagagtatgaacaatacagttagactggatactctctcagaacctagagtatgaacaatacagagctagactgaccactctctcagaacctagagtatgaacaatacagagctagactgaccactctctcagaacctagagtatgaacaatacagttagactggatactctctcagaacctagagtatgaacaatacagagctagactgaccactctctcagaacctagagtatgaacaatacagttagactggatactctctcagaacctagagtatgaacaatacagagctagactgaccactctctcaggacctagagtatgaacaatacagagctagactgaccactctctcaggacctagagtatgaacaatacagagctagactgaccactctctcagaacctagagtatgaacaatacagagatagactgaccactctctcaggacctagagtatgaacaatacagagctagactgaccactctctcagaacctagagtatgaacaacacagagctagactgaccactctctcagaacctagagtatgaacaatacagagctagactgaccactctctcagaacctagagtatgaacaatacagagctagactgaccactctctcagaaccaagagtatgaacaatacagagctagactggatactctctcagaacctagagtatgaacaatacagttagactggatactctctcaggacctagagtatgaacaatacagagctagactgaccactctctcagaacctagagtatgaacaacacagagctagactgaccactctctcagaacctagagtatgaacaatacagagctagactgaccactctctcaggacctagagtatgaacaacacacAGAATCAGTCCTACCCCTTACACGGTGGTCAGAGTtgttagagcagtagtctcttactttggggtggtcagtgggttgccgtccacccatttccaggtcccctcagtaacagtgtcagtcagaccaatccagaaACCCTTGTTGAGGTGGAAGAGAAACTCCTGTTGGTGAGAAAGAGCTGATATTGtcaactactatagactacatgtgttAAATACTGGAAGATACATTACTGACCAAGGGATGTTTGATCATAACCCCCccgccatatctctctctctctctcacctgttcctTATCACTGTTGATGATCACcaggtctgctcctctctccagacagtcATCTTTGCTCTCCCCCCAGGTTTTAGTCTCAGTAGACAGGAAGTACCAACTGGATTCAAACTTCTTCCAGTCTTTAGGGCAGGTTTGTTCTACAAGACAAAAACATGAATTTCCATCTTATTATTCTGCACCTATTATTTTAGAATAGAAACACAAGTTGACTGCATATTAGATATATGATGTTATGATCATTTATTAGGTAAACTCACTCAGATTAGAGAACTTTCTCATGAGATCATTTTTCTCTTTCTgttgctggtctctctctttagtcagggtgttactgctggtctgtagctggtctctctctttagtcagggtgttactgctggtctgtagctggtctctctctttagtcagggtgttactgctggtctgtagctggtctctctctttagtcagaaggctgtaactggtctgtagctggtctctctctttagtcagaaggctgtaactggtctgtagctggtctccctCTTTAGTCAGAAGGCTGTAACTggcctgtagctggtctctctctgttgagTCGTGATGACCAATTACTCCATCTGTAAAAGGGAAAAGTTAATCAAACATGTAACTACCACACCATTGATGATTAAGGATGATTAAGGATGATTAAGTATGATTAAGGTTGATTAAGGATGATTAAGGATGATTAAGGATGATTAAGTATTCTACTTAAGTCTCAGTGACAAAATACTAAActtacagtagacagacaggcctatgatcccagtcagtaggagaacacacagcagccccagacacactgcagctACTCCAGAGGGTCTCTTCCACCACTGGAAATGTACTGAATCACAAATTATTAAAGTATGGTATTTGGTAATGTGTTTTACTGTATCATCCACGATTgggacaaataaataaaaaaaattgtatttgtcacatacgccgtATCCAACAggtgttttaacctgttagggctacaggttagcaatgaaccccgagacgggattgctaacaaggctggaaattcaaaacatcaaaaatctaataatttcaatttctcaaacaagcaactattttacaccatttaaaagataaacatctccttattccaaccacattgttcgattttcaaagaggctttacggcaaaagcataaagttagattatgttaggacagtacatagccacaaaagtacaaacatccattttcaattcaaggtcaggcgtcaccaaaagcagaaaccagctaaaattatgcactaacctttggcaatctccatcagatgacactcctaggacattatgttatacaatacatgcatttttgttccatcaagttcatatttatatccaaaaacagcattttacagtagcgtgaaattcagattttttcttctctgaagtgcttccggtgaacaacgttacaatttacaaaattactattcgaaaacattggtaaattataatattgtgattcaaataataatagtttatcatttcgtaaatgctactgtattgccagatttcaaaataactttactgggaaatcacaagttgcaataaaccgggtgctgtgctaagaacaataggctaggctatataggTTAGCATCATCTTGTAACcagctaatatcaataatactatcgtcaataatcccttacctttgattatcttcatccattggcacttccaggaatcccaggtccactacaaatgtggtttcttttgac
This region of Salmo salar unplaced genomic scaffold, Ssal_v3.1, whole genome shotgun sequence genomic DNA includes:
- the LOC123733416 gene encoding C-type lectin domain family 4 member E-like yields the protein MRKFSNLKQTCPKDWKKFESSWYFLSTETKTWGESKDDCLERGADLVIINSDKEQEFLFHLNKGFWIGLTDTVTEGTWKWVDGNPLTTPKYWGSGQPNGGGVENCVLLTHSSSDQGPWHDYPCSFNHSWICEI